One region of Cyanobium sp. M30B3 genomic DNA includes:
- a CDS encoding N-acetylneuraminate synthase family protein, translating into MQRRIEQSIFEGPHGPWLIAEIGGNHEGDFDAALRLADLALEAGADAVKFQVYYGDTLVSSVASPDRNAHFKRFELAPQQHLALAERVLAAGRGYVASVWDIKAFDWITPVLSACKIGSGDLTAPPFLRAAAHTGKPILLSTGLADMAEVAAAVEDIRCANPAYQERSQLALLQCTTMYPIADADAHLAVMGSFASLGVTVGYSDHTLGTKALEVAAAMGAEVLEFHFTDNKQDRAFRDHQLSLDGADLRNLIHALEDIRTLQGTGIKQPLPIEVSNDHPRSFRRAVYPSRDIEAGEVLDTDNVCVLRPNQGIDARDYDRVVGRLARRQLRRHEPLMWQDII; encoded by the coding sequence ATGCAGCGGCGAATTGAGCAGAGCATCTTTGAAGGACCGCACGGGCCCTGGCTCATCGCCGAGATCGGCGGCAACCACGAGGGGGATTTCGATGCTGCCCTCCGGCTCGCCGACCTCGCCCTTGAGGCGGGCGCCGATGCCGTCAAGTTCCAGGTGTATTACGGCGATACGCTGGTATCTTCAGTTGCCAGCCCAGACCGCAACGCCCACTTCAAGCGATTCGAACTCGCGCCACAGCAGCACCTGGCCCTCGCCGAACGCGTGCTTGCTGCCGGCCGCGGCTATGTGGCGTCGGTGTGGGACATCAAAGCTTTCGACTGGATCACGCCCGTGCTCTCCGCCTGCAAGATCGGCAGCGGTGACCTCACCGCGCCCCCTTTCCTAAGGGCGGCGGCCCATACCGGAAAGCCGATCCTGCTCTCTACCGGCCTTGCCGACATGGCCGAGGTTGCCGCAGCCGTGGAGGACATCCGCTGTGCAAATCCGGCATATCAAGAGCGCTCGCAACTCGCCCTGCTCCAGTGCACCACGATGTACCCGATCGCCGACGCCGACGCCCACCTTGCTGTGATGGGTTCCTTCGCCAGCCTGGGCGTGACTGTGGGCTACTCCGACCACACGCTCGGCACCAAGGCCCTTGAGGTGGCCGCAGCCATGGGAGCCGAAGTACTCGAGTTTCACTTCACCGACAACAAGCAAGACCGCGCCTTTCGCGACCATCAGCTCTCGCTGGATGGGGCAGACCTGCGGAACCTAATCCATGCGCTGGAGGACATCCGCACCCTGCAAGGCACTGGTATCAAGCAGCCGCTGCCCATCGAAGTCTCAAATGATCATCCGCGTTCCTTCCGGCGGGCAGTGTATCCTTCGCGCGACATCGAGGCAGGTGAGGTTCTCGACACAGACAACGTTTGCGTGCTGCGGCCAAATCAGGGTATCGATGCCCGCGATTACGACCGAGTAGTTGGCCGCTTGGCTCGCCGGCAGCTCCGGCGTCACGAGCCCCTCATGTGGCAGGACATCATCTGA
- a CDS encoding glycosyltransferase family 2 protein yields the protein MNESAPLVTIYVPCRNYGRYLTQCVKSVLHQLYTNWELIIIDEASDDDTVSLAGSLRQRDPSRITIIRNPEPIGLQKLANYALGLANGKYTMRLDADDWLDEGAILLMVSKIEASPDAGLVYGNYFYVNETGDVLGMERRHRLGSEDKVGHLPPHGACTLFRTRALKAAGGYSEDIDAQDGWELWYKLCNRVGAVSLDVPVFYYRQHATSLSRDNQRLLQARMRIFAQIGKSLEGDYKPTCTAVIPVRESYPGNEGVPYRMIDGSSLLERAIRSAAEVESVTQVIVSSQSQSVLDYAAGLEAQGKVPRHLRLLRDDSVTDNTKLPIWDILLHAGQYYQKQNGSSTDIILFLSIHALNRRAEHIEKAINVLRITESDSVVSVKEERDPIFSHGPSGLKLLNPGRFQDLNYDRERLYSYNGAIIGIWWEILNQNAFLGDAISYIEMSGEDSSYNQARAGTI from the coding sequence ATGAATGAATCAGCCCCACTGGTAACAATCTACGTTCCCTGCCGCAATTATGGCAGATACCTCACGCAATGCGTGAAGAGCGTATTGCATCAACTATACACTAACTGGGAGCTGATTATCATCGACGAGGCGTCGGATGATGATACCGTTTCGTTGGCAGGAAGCCTGCGCCAAAGAGACCCAAGTCGAATTACCATAATTAGGAATCCTGAACCAATTGGCCTGCAAAAGCTTGCCAACTATGCACTTGGTTTGGCGAACGGGAAGTATACGATGCGGCTCGATGCCGATGACTGGCTGGATGAGGGGGCGATTCTCCTGATGGTCAGCAAGATTGAGGCGTCTCCAGATGCTGGTCTTGTGTATGGCAATTACTTCTATGTTAACGAAACAGGCGACGTGCTTGGAATGGAGCGCCGACATCGCTTGGGTTCAGAGGATAAAGTAGGGCACTTGCCTCCCCATGGGGCTTGTACCTTGTTTCGCACCAGAGCGTTGAAAGCGGCGGGTGGCTATTCAGAGGATATCGATGCCCAGGATGGGTGGGAGCTCTGGTACAAACTCTGCAATCGGGTTGGAGCCGTCAGTCTGGATGTCCCTGTTTTCTACTACCGGCAACATGCCACTTCGCTTAGCCGCGACAATCAGCGGCTACTCCAGGCGCGCATGCGAATCTTCGCACAAATCGGCAAGAGCCTCGAAGGAGATTACAAGCCAACCTGCACAGCAGTTATACCTGTTCGCGAATCCTATCCAGGTAATGAGGGTGTTCCCTATCGTATGATTGATGGCAGCTCACTACTTGAAAGAGCAATTCGATCGGCTGCCGAGGTGGAAAGTGTCACGCAAGTCATCGTTTCATCCCAAAGTCAATCCGTTCTTGATTATGCAGCTGGTCTTGAGGCACAGGGCAAAGTTCCACGCCATCTAAGATTGCTGCGAGATGATTCAGTTACAGACAACACAAAACTACCGATTTGGGATATCCTGTTGCATGCTGGACAATACTATCAAAAACAGAATGGCTCAAGCACTGACATTATTTTGTTCTTGAGCATCCACGCTTTAAACCGGCGTGCCGAGCATATTGAAAAAGCGATCAATGTTTTACGCATCACAGAAAGCGACTCAGTTGTTTCGGTGAAGGAAGAACGTGATCCAATCTTCTCGCACGGCCCAAGTGGCCTAAAGTTGCTTAACCCTGGCCGCTTTCAAGATCTGAACTATGATCGGGAGAGGCTCTATTCATACAACGGAGCTATCATCGGAATATGGTGGGAGATTTTAAATCAGAATGCATTTCTCGGTGATGCAATCAGCTATATAGAAATGAGTGGGGAGGATAGTTCTTACAATCAAGCTCGTGCCGGGACAATCTGA
- a CDS encoding NAD-dependent epimerase: protein MTVLVTGAAGFIGFHLSMRLLKRGTPVLGFDNINPYYEPALKRARIAQLRAVAERSSTPFALVEADLKDSHAVAAAFRGQAGGGKDLSPGAPTKVVNLAAQAGVRYSIENPAAYIQSNVVGFGHILEGCRHHGIEHLVYASSSSVYGGNTKLPFSEHQGVDHPVSLYAASKKANELLAHSYSHLYGLSATGLRFFTVYGPWGRPDMALFLFTRAMLAGKPIQVFNNGQMIRDFTYVDDIVESLIRVLDKPATPDPDFDPAQPDPATSWAPHRLFNIGNSNPTPLMNYIKALESALGISATKEFLPLQLGDVPATASDTSALEAWTGFKPNTPIQEGVTRFVAWYRDYYNV, encoded by the coding sequence ATGACCGTTCTTGTGACAGGTGCTGCCGGGTTCATTGGCTTTCATCTGAGCATGCGGCTGCTCAAGCGTGGCACACCAGTCCTGGGTTTCGACAACATAAACCCTTACTACGAACCCGCCTTGAAAAGGGCACGAATCGCTCAATTGCGAGCAGTGGCGGAGCGTAGTAGTACCCCTTTTGCTTTAGTCGAAGCTGATCTGAAAGACAGTCATGCGGTGGCGGCCGCTTTCCGCGGTCAGGCTGGCGGTGGTAAGGATTTATCGCCCGGTGCCCCCACGAAAGTGGTCAATCTGGCGGCCCAGGCTGGGGTGCGCTATTCGATCGAGAACCCAGCGGCGTACATCCAAAGCAACGTGGTGGGGTTTGGTCACATCCTTGAAGGCTGCCGCCATCACGGTATAGAGCATCTTGTCTATGCCAGCAGTAGCTCGGTATACGGCGGCAACACAAAGCTGCCCTTTTCCGAGCACCAGGGAGTCGACCACCCAGTGAGCCTCTATGCGGCTAGCAAAAAGGCCAACGAACTCTTGGCACACTCATATAGTCATCTCTATGGGCTTTCCGCCACGGGATTGCGTTTCTTCACCGTCTATGGCCCCTGGGGGAGGCCGGACATGGCCCTGTTTCTGTTCACGAGGGCGATGCTTGCTGGCAAACCGATTCAGGTATTCAATAATGGCCAGATGATCCGAGATTTTACCTATGTTGACGACATCGTTGAGAGCCTGATCCGGGTACTTGACAAGCCTGCCACACCGGATCCTGACTTTGATCCTGCCCAGCCCGATCCAGCCACGAGCTGGGCACCGCATCGGTTGTTTAATATCGGCAACTCAAATCCCACGCCGCTGATGAACTACATCAAGGCACTGGAGAGTGCATTGGGCATCTCGGCCACCAAGGAATTTCTTCCTCTGCAACTCGGTGATGTTCCGGCTACGGCATCTGACACCTCAGCCCTCGAGGCCTGGACGGGGTTTAAACCCAACACGCCGATACAAGAGGGTGTAACCCGCTTTGTTGCCTGGTACCGGGACTACTACAACGTTTAA
- a CDS encoding nucleotide sugar dehydrogenase, with protein MAVIGLGYVGLPLAATFAIPGACLRTGAPLQRRVIGFDINGQRLEELRQGIDRTLETSRETLQDAALLEFSSDPKQLAEADVYVVTVPTPIDASKRPDLMPLKKASATVGQALRQRAERQRGHAHAATTPIVIYESTVYPGATEEVCVPILERESGLRFNAHEPAAGFVCGYSPERINPGDNDHKLTTITKVTSGSTADAAAWVDDFYGSIIQAGTHRAANLKVAEAAKVIENTQRDLNIALVNELAIIFHQLGIDTLDVLEAAGTKWNFLPFRPGLVGGHCIGVDPYYLTHKAEQLGYHPQVVLAGRRINDGMGRWVVEQLVVEMARNSMVIAGSSVLVLGLSFKENCPDLRNTRVVDVIAALQRYGIQPILVDPWVDADEAMREYGLTVLDSIPEGSRYQAVIAAVAHLQFINLTEECWSRLLQPDGLFLDLKGILPRSLNPLRL; from the coding sequence GTGGCGGTTATCGGCCTGGGCTATGTGGGCCTGCCGCTGGCTGCCACCTTCGCCATACCAGGTGCCTGCTTGCGCACCGGTGCCCCCCTGCAGCGGCGCGTCATCGGTTTCGACATCAACGGTCAGCGGCTGGAGGAGCTGAGGCAAGGGATCGACCGCACTCTCGAAACCAGCCGGGAAACCCTTCAGGACGCTGCCCTGCTGGAATTCTCCAGCGATCCGAAGCAACTCGCAGAAGCCGATGTTTATGTGGTCACAGTCCCCACGCCGATTGATGCCTCCAAACGCCCTGATCTGATGCCGCTGAAGAAGGCCAGCGCAACGGTGGGACAGGCACTTCGGCAAAGGGCTGAACGGCAGCGCGGTCATGCCCATGCCGCCACCACACCCATTGTGATCTATGAAAGTACAGTCTATCCCGGTGCTACAGAAGAAGTGTGCGTGCCGATCCTCGAGCGTGAATCAGGCCTGCGCTTCAACGCACATGAACCAGCGGCTGGCTTTGTGTGTGGCTACAGCCCCGAGCGGATCAACCCTGGCGACAACGACCATAAGCTCACCACGATCACCAAGGTGACCAGTGGCAGCACTGCCGACGCAGCTGCCTGGGTTGATGACTTCTACGGTTCAATTATTCAAGCAGGCACCCACCGGGCTGCGAATCTGAAGGTGGCAGAAGCGGCGAAGGTGATCGAGAACACCCAGCGTGATCTCAACATTGCCCTGGTGAACGAGCTGGCGATCATCTTCCACCAACTGGGGATCGACACGCTGGATGTGTTGGAGGCGGCTGGAACCAAGTGGAACTTTCTGCCCTTTCGACCTGGGCTTGTGGGGGGCCACTGCATCGGCGTGGACCCCTACTACCTCACCCACAAGGCCGAGCAACTTGGCTATCACCCGCAGGTCGTACTGGCGGGCCGGCGCATCAACGATGGCATGGGCCGCTGGGTCGTGGAGCAACTGGTGGTGGAGATGGCGAGGAATAGCATGGTGATCGCGGGATCGTCGGTGCTGGTGCTCGGGCTGAGCTTCAAGGAGAACTGCCCGGACCTGCGCAACACGCGGGTGGTGGATGTGATCGCGGCTCTGCAGCGCTATGGGATCCAGCCCATCCTGGTCGATCCCTGGGTGGATGCAGATGAGGCCATGCGGGAGTATGGCCTGACAGTGCTGGATTCAATCCCTGAGGGGTCCCGGTACCAGGCCGTGATTGCCGCAGTAGCCCACCTTCAATTCATCAATCTTACAGAAGAGTGCTGGTCGAGGCTCTTGCAACCCGATGGCCTATTCTTAGATCTGAAAGGGATTCTTCCTAGAAGCCTCAATCCGCTACGCCTGTAG
- a CDS encoding DUF4910 domain-containing protein: MSILDDHPDCSALDAEGMRMLALLEQLLPIHRSLAGPGIRETLAILGSSLEGFTVTQVASGSRVLDWIVPEEWHLRSASLESPDGHRLCDVADNTLHVVGYSTAVDEKLSLAELQPHLYSLPDQPDAIPYVTSYYERKWGFCLSHRQRESLPEGTYHARIDANHVAGSLDYGQLVLPGRTADEILFSTYCCHPAMANNELSGPVLAAALAEWLAALPDRRYTYRFVFVPEMIGSAAVLETQREHLRSHVRAAFNLTCVGDERTWSFLPSRLGDTYADQVARHVLRHAVGSYDTYAWRDRGSDESMYCAPGIDIPMVSIMRSKYGTYPEYHTSLDTPGRVVTARGLAETLGLHRTLVETLEHDCAPRALVLGEPQLGRRGLYPQTSIKGSTAVVKDLLDLISHADGHTSLLDIAARCDRPLWSLLPHLEVLVTAGVMER; this comes from the coding sequence ATGTCGATCCTCGACGACCACCCCGACTGCTCAGCCCTCGACGCCGAGGGCATGCGGATGCTGGCCCTGCTTGAGCAGCTGTTGCCCATCCACCGCAGTCTTGCCGGGCCAGGCATCCGCGAGACCCTCGCGATCCTCGGCTCGTCGCTTGAGGGTTTTACCGTGACGCAGGTTGCCTCGGGCAGTCGCGTGCTGGATTGGATCGTTCCCGAGGAATGGCACCTGCGCTCCGCATCTCTGGAGTCTCCAGACGGGCACCGGCTGTGCGACGTGGCTGACAACACGCTCCACGTCGTGGGCTACAGCACAGCCGTGGACGAGAAGCTTTCCCTCGCCGAGTTGCAACCGCACCTCTACTCACTGCCCGACCAGCCCGACGCGATTCCGTACGTCACCTCCTACTACGAGCGGAAATGGGGATTCTGCCTGTCGCATCGGCAGCGTGAGAGCCTGCCGGAGGGCACGTATCACGCTCGCATCGACGCAAATCACGTTGCTGGATCGTTGGACTACGGCCAGCTCGTGCTGCCGGGTCGGACAGCTGATGAAATCCTCTTTTCCACCTACTGCTGCCATCCGGCGATGGCCAACAACGAGCTGTCGGGCCCCGTGTTGGCCGCAGCCCTGGCCGAGTGGCTCGCTGCCCTGCCGGACCGTCGCTACACCTACCGATTCGTGTTCGTTCCGGAAATGATCGGATCGGCGGCCGTTCTCGAAACTCAGCGCGAGCACCTAAGAAGCCATGTGCGGGCCGCCTTCAACCTGACCTGTGTGGGCGATGAGCGCACCTGGTCGTTCCTTCCCTCGCGGCTGGGCGATACCTATGCCGATCAGGTCGCCCGCCATGTACTCAGGCACGCCGTGGGCAGCTACGACACCTATGCCTGGCGCGACCGTGGCAGCGACGAAAGTATGTACTGCGCTCCCGGCATCGATATCCCGATGGTGTCGATCATGCGCTCAAAGTATGGTACTTATCCCGAATACCACACTTCGCTTGACACGCCGGGCCGCGTGGTCACGGCCCGAGGCCTCGCTGAAACGCTCGGCTTACACCGCACGCTCGTTGAGACGCTCGAGCACGACTGCGCACCCCGCGCTCTCGTGCTCGGCGAGCCCCAGCTCGGCCGGCGCGGCCTCTATCCTCAGACTAGCATCAAGGGGAGCACAGCAGTGGTGAAAGATCTGCTCGATCTCATCTCCCACGCCGACGGTCACACCAGTCTGCTCGACATTGCCGCCCGCTGCGACCGTCCGCTGTGGTCGCTGCTGCCGCACCTCGAAGTACTCGTCACCGCCGGAGTGATGGAGCGGTGA
- a CDS encoding HD domain-containing protein: MRDFFIYPAQTNLELYAQAISHGYSSDQCRALADAYVFALRQVFSLARGSGKPFIAHLVGTASLVMESGCPDHWVIGALLHAVYQHRVPFEAGLEPEERRVVLADRFGTQVDDLVHRYTSFESADLGAYSGTAALAEADVLTLRLADELEDLCGNALALHGNAGADDIGLRGGYPWRRDAKTTEAPTLLELTRRLSLDGMHRGFSQWLVFESTPAALADMRTGWFSSVSLVIA; the protein is encoded by the coding sequence ATGAGAGACTTTTTTATCTATCCAGCCCAGACGAACCTCGAGCTCTACGCGCAGGCCATCAGCCATGGTTATTCCAGTGACCAGTGCCGAGCGCTCGCCGACGCCTACGTGTTTGCCCTGCGGCAGGTGTTTTCCCTGGCTCGCGGCTCAGGCAAACCCTTTATCGCCCATCTCGTGGGTACCGCAAGTCTTGTGATGGAATCCGGCTGCCCCGACCACTGGGTGATCGGGGCCCTGCTTCACGCCGTTTATCAGCACCGAGTTCCCTTCGAGGCTGGCCTTGAGCCAGAGGAGCGGAGAGTGGTGCTCGCGGATCGCTTTGGCACTCAGGTAGATGATCTTGTGCACCGCTACACGTCGTTTGAGTCGGCCGACCTGGGCGCCTACTCAGGCACCGCTGCACTGGCAGAAGCAGATGTGCTCACACTCCGCCTTGCCGACGAGCTTGAGGATCTCTGCGGAAACGCTCTCGCGCTGCACGGCAACGCAGGAGCAGATGACATCGGCCTGCGAGGCGGTTACCCGTGGCGCCGAGATGCCAAGACCACCGAGGCGCCAACGCTGCTCGAGCTGACCCGCAGGCTCAGCCTCGATGGCATGCATCGAGGCTTCAGCCAATGGTTGGTTTTTGAGTCCACTCCAGCTGCACTTGCGGACATGCGCACAGGCTGGTTCAGTAGTGTGTCCTTAGTTATCGCTTAA
- a CDS encoding glycosyltransferase, with amino-acid sequence MSVVVPSFNQGAFLKECLDCLAHYPAHVCEILVMDGGSTDGSLNVIRTYEHRLAHWQSRPDGGQAAALREGFRLARGSILSWLNSDDRLIDGALPKVIDYFDRNPGIQWAYGDHDFIDAAGRRMSSRYVAPVDYLELYWGDCYLPQEAVFFRRDLYFTVGEIDPDCQLTMDFDLWLRMARREAPGKIHATLGEFRRHPGQKTTDIEAYHAAARRNRTAHPAPPRPSALQRLSWGVKHAVYRYRRTAADRGILAIVTEANARRRGGRS; translated from the coding sequence GTGAGCGTGGTGGTGCCATCGTTCAACCAGGGGGCGTTCCTGAAGGAGTGTCTGGACTGCCTGGCGCACTACCCCGCGCACGTCTGCGAGATTCTGGTGATGGATGGCGGGTCGACGGACGGATCGCTGAATGTGATCAGGACGTATGAACATCGGCTTGCCCACTGGCAGAGCAGACCAGACGGCGGGCAGGCGGCCGCTCTGCGGGAGGGCTTCCGCCTGGCGCGGGGTTCTATCTTGAGCTGGCTGAACAGCGATGATCGCCTCATCGACGGAGCGTTGCCGAAGGTCATCGATTACTTCGACCGCAACCCCGGCATCCAATGGGCCTACGGCGACCACGACTTCATCGATGCGGCAGGGCGTCGTATGTCGTCGCGCTACGTGGCCCCGGTGGACTACCTGGAGCTGTACTGGGGCGACTGCTATCTGCCGCAGGAGGCGGTGTTTTTTCGTCGGGACTTGTATTTCACAGTCGGCGAGATCGATCCCGACTGTCAGCTGACGATGGACTTTGACCTCTGGCTGCGCATGGCGAGGCGGGAGGCGCCCGGCAAGATCCACGCGACGCTCGGTGAGTTCCGCCGGCATCCCGGGCAGAAAACCACCGACATCGAGGCCTACCACGCCGCCGCTCGTCGCAATCGAACGGCGCATCCTGCCCCCCCGCGTCCCTCCGCTCTGCAGCGGTTGTCGTGGGGCGTGAAGCACGCCGTCTATCGCTACAGGCGGACGGCCGCCGACCGCGGAATCCTGGCCATCGTCACCGAGGCGAACGCCCGTCGTCGCGGAGGGCGATCCTGA
- a CDS encoding glycosyltransferase produces MNENVDVTVSVIVPTYRRPGQLQACLEALAAQTMQDPWEVVVVDDGSPEPPLPSVESLVAARGWRLVRQANAGPSAARNRGVREARGELIAFTDDDCRPEPSWLAMLLREARTRPHALVGGTTVNGLTGDFFATTNQLIVDLVYEHFNGDPAHGYFLASNNILCSRAGFQEVGGFDESFPRAGAEDRDFCDRWRMRGWPIVWQPEARVEHRHGQAFRQFVELYIRYGRGAHRYQAMRRQRGSGTMREDLSFHKMLPRRLWRRLKQRGRVDSGIATVAALSVWQMANASGFLLEAIMSTDQPIRRNSRTAPSRGNRSE; encoded by the coding sequence ATGAACGAAAACGTTGATGTGACCGTTTCCGTCATCGTGCCGACCTACCGGCGGCCGGGGCAGTTGCAGGCTTGCCTTGAAGCGCTGGCAGCGCAGACGATGCAGGATCCGTGGGAGGTCGTTGTCGTCGATGACGGCAGTCCTGAACCGCCGCTTCCCAGCGTGGAGAGCCTCGTTGCCGCCCGCGGCTGGCGGCTCGTCCGGCAGGCCAATGCCGGCCCCTCAGCGGCCCGCAACCGCGGGGTGCGAGAGGCCAGGGGAGAGCTCATCGCTTTCACCGACGACGACTGCCGCCCCGAGCCGTCGTGGCTGGCCATGCTCTTGCGGGAGGCGCGGACACGTCCGCATGCCCTCGTTGGCGGCACGACGGTCAACGGGCTCACCGGCGACTTCTTCGCCACCACAAACCAGTTGATCGTGGATCTCGTCTACGAACACTTCAACGGCGATCCGGCTCACGGCTACTTCCTCGCCAGCAACAACATCCTCTGCTCGCGGGCGGGGTTCCAGGAGGTTGGCGGTTTTGACGAAAGCTTTCCGCGGGCCGGTGCCGAAGACCGCGATTTCTGCGACCGCTGGCGGATGCGGGGCTGGCCTATCGTATGGCAACCGGAGGCTCGCGTCGAGCATCGCCACGGACAGGCGTTCCGCCAGTTCGTTGAGCTCTACATCCGCTATGGCCGTGGTGCCCACCGCTACCAGGCGATGCGTAGACAGCGCGGCTCGGGCACCATGCGGGAAGACCTGAGCTTCCACAAGATGCTGCCGCGCCGCCTCTGGCGGCGTTTGAAACAGCGGGGTCGCGTGGACTCCGGGATCGCCACCGTCGCTGCGCTCAGCGTTTGGCAGATGGCAAATGCCTCCGGCTTTCTGCTCGAAGCCATCATGTCCACTGATCAGCCAATCAGACGCAACTCCCGGACAGCTCCTTCTCGTGGCAACCGATCCGAATAA
- a CDS encoding ABC transporter ATP-binding protein codes for MLPAWQGTSPVARLIRHTARSQKKILLLNGAAVLLRSGSEALLFAVIYQAVRLISGSPLPALAQQANLSRGSTFLILLLAVSAIQLIASGSLALNGVLSGRFAARCQAEILPRIHHHLLSLSYGCASSYKAGDLARQASIAPLAIKTELEQISTIVSESLLTMVYLLVLVRISPWLLLLAGVLAIGTALTQAWLRPRIRSAARQVEQQQRRIGAAITADLQVLRLLHSSAGTAAANRSFQRQLQGLDLRLRRLSNLRSLMEPIAELLPTLIAVVLALFSWQLNGGRSELLIPGLATFVLALQRLNLRLVRIGQSANLLAENLPRIELLNDLLAPEDKTFRRRGGHPFPGLNRGIRFEGVTFRYPERSQAALIDVSFSLPRHGTVALVGASGAGKSTLVDLLVGLIDPCTGRILVDGQDLQSLNLDSWQRRLGVVSQDVLVVHDTIAANIAFGMGDGVSLEIIRRAAAAACADAFIEALPDGYDTVIGEQGHRLSGGQRQRLSLARAMLRQPEILILDEATSALDSHSEARVHQAIDAFRSGRTVLAVAHRLSSIRAADQILVLDAGRIVERGSHDQLLALDGAYAGLWQRQQQGLPHAPARPASTSP; via the coding sequence CTGCTGCCGGCCTGGCAGGGAACCTCACCAGTGGCCCGCCTGATCCGCCACACGGCGCGCAGCCAGAAGAAGATCCTGCTGCTCAATGGCGCTGCCGTGCTGCTGCGCAGTGGATCCGAGGCCCTGCTGTTTGCTGTGATCTACCAGGCCGTGCGGCTGATCTCCGGATCGCCACTGCCGGCGCTCGCCCAGCAGGCCAACCTGTCACGCGGCAGCACGTTTCTGATTCTGCTGCTGGCCGTCAGCGCCATCCAGCTGATCGCCAGCGGCAGCCTTGCCCTCAACGGCGTGCTATCAGGCCGCTTTGCCGCACGCTGCCAGGCTGAAATCCTGCCCCGCATTCACCACCACCTCCTCAGCCTCAGTTATGGCTGCGCCAGCAGCTACAAGGCCGGGGACCTGGCCCGCCAAGCCTCCATCGCTCCCCTGGCGATCAAAACAGAACTGGAACAGATCAGCACCATTGTCAGCGAAAGTCTGCTGACGATGGTATATCTGCTGGTGCTGGTGCGCATCTCGCCATGGCTGCTGCTGCTGGCCGGAGTTCTGGCCATCGGCACGGCTTTGACCCAGGCCTGGTTGCGGCCGAGGATCAGATCCGCCGCCAGGCAGGTGGAGCAGCAGCAGCGCCGGATCGGTGCCGCCATCACGGCCGATCTGCAGGTGCTGCGCCTGCTGCACAGCAGCGCCGGCACGGCGGCAGCAAACCGCAGCTTTCAGCGCCAGCTGCAGGGGTTGGACCTGCGGTTGCGGCGGTTGAGCAACCTGCGCAGCTTGATGGAGCCGATCGCCGAACTCCTGCCCACCCTGATCGCCGTGGTGCTTGCCCTGTTCAGCTGGCAGCTCAACGGCGGGCGCAGCGAGTTGCTGATCCCAGGCCTGGCCACCTTTGTGCTGGCTCTGCAGCGCCTCAACCTGCGGCTCGTGCGCATCGGTCAGAGCGCCAACCTGCTCGCTGAGAACCTGCCCAGGATCGAGTTGCTCAATGATCTGCTGGCTCCCGAGGACAAAACCTTCCGGCGCCGCGGTGGCCATCCATTCCCAGGCCTGAATCGAGGGATCCGCTTTGAAGGCGTGACCTTCCGCTATCCAGAGCGCTCCCAGGCCGCCCTGATCGATGTGAGCTTTTCGCTGCCCCGCCACGGCACCGTGGCCCTGGTGGGAGCCTCCGGCGCCGGCAAATCAACCCTTGTGGATCTGCTGGTGGGCCTGATCGATCCCTGCACCGGCCGGATCCTGGTGGATGGGCAGGATCTGCAGAGCCTCAATCTCGACAGTTGGCAGCGGCGGCTGGGGGTGGTGAGTCAGGACGTGCTGGTGGTGCATGACACCATCGCCGCCAACATCGCCTTCGGGATGGGGGATGGGGTGAGCCTGGAGATCATCCGCCGCGCCGCGGCGGCCGCCTGCGCCGATGCATTCATCGAAGCGCTTCCCGACGGCTACGACACGGTGATCGGCGAGCAGGGCCACCGGCTCAGCGGCGGCCAGCGCCAGCGCCTCTCCCTCGCTCGCGCCATGCTCCGGCAGCCGGAGATCCTGATCCTTGATGAAGCCACCAGCGCCCTCGACAGCCACTCCGAGGCGCGGGTGCATCAGGCGATCGATGCCTTCCGCAGCGGCCGCACCGTGCTGGCCGTGGCCCACCGGCTCAGTTCGATCCGCGCTGCGGACCAGATCCTTGTGCTCGATGCCGGCCGGATCGTGGAGCGAGGCAGCCACGATCAGCTGCTTGCTCTCGATGGCGCCTATGCGGGCCTGTGGCAGCGCCAGCAGCAAGGCCTGCCTCATGCTCCCGCTCGGCCCGCCAGCACCAGCCCATGA